The Kordia sp. SMS9 genome window below encodes:
- a CDS encoding M1 family metallopeptidase, translating into MKIFNKLNILLVLAFIACRPQQAAIGGSKSTSVSATYWQQKVNYEMEIDMNVDTYQYTGTQKLVYTNNSPDVLDKVYYHLYFNAFQPGSEMDVRSRTIADPDRRVGDRISKLSDSEIGFLRVNSLTQDGKSLSYTTEGTILEVTLAKPIQPGASTTFNMNFKGQVPVQIRRSGRNSSEGVALSMTQWYPKMAEYDFEGWHTPPYIGREFHGVWGDFDVKITIDKTYILGGTGYLQNPNEIGYGYETGTVERPAGDKLTWHFKAPNVHDFTWAADPEYVHDTYEGANGVKLHFLYKNDPAIKDNWKELQVKTAEMLVYFNRYVGQYPYKQYSVIQGGDGGMEYAMCTLITGKRSLNSLIGVTAHELAHTWFQFLLATNESKHEWMDEGFTTYISNRCMNHIMDRNQENPYKGSYSSYFRLVKSGKQQPLTTHADRYEYNGAYGASAYSKGAIFLAQLEYVIGKKNVEKTLNKYFDDFKFKHPTPNDIKRTAEKVSGIHLDWYLTDWAKTTNTIDYGVKEISGNKVVLERIGLMPMPIDITVTYADGSSEEFYIPLRMMRGEKPTSATQKADWAWAYPTYTLETSKTVQSVEIDPSQLMADINRDNNVAQQ; encoded by the coding sequence ATGAAAATTTTCAATAAACTAAACATCCTTCTCGTCTTAGCGTTTATTGCTTGCAGGCCACAACAAGCAGCTATTGGCGGAAGCAAAAGTACCTCAGTATCCGCTACATATTGGCAACAAAAAGTCAACTACGAAATGGAAATTGACATGAATGTGGATACCTATCAATACACTGGAACACAAAAATTAGTCTACACGAATAACTCACCTGATGTGTTGGATAAAGTGTATTATCATTTATACTTTAATGCGTTTCAGCCAGGAAGTGAAATGGACGTACGTTCCAGAACTATTGCCGATCCTGATAGAAGAGTAGGCGATCGTATTAGCAAGCTTTCAGATTCAGAGATTGGCTTTTTACGTGTAAATTCATTAACACAAGATGGAAAAAGCCTTTCGTATACTACAGAAGGTACTATTTTAGAAGTCACCTTGGCAAAACCTATTCAACCAGGCGCTTCTACCACTTTTAATATGAATTTTAAAGGACAAGTTCCTGTACAAATTCGTCGTTCTGGTAGAAACAGTAGTGAAGGTGTAGCATTGTCTATGACGCAATGGTATCCAAAAATGGCAGAATATGACTTTGAAGGTTGGCATACACCTCCATATATTGGGAGAGAATTTCATGGTGTTTGGGGCGATTTTGATGTAAAAATTACCATAGATAAAACCTATATTTTAGGTGGAACTGGCTACTTGCAAAATCCAAATGAAATCGGCTACGGCTATGAAACAGGAACTGTAGAAAGACCTGCTGGAGACAAACTGACTTGGCATTTTAAAGCACCAAATGTGCACGATTTTACCTGGGCTGCTGATCCTGAGTATGTACATGACACGTATGAAGGTGCCAATGGCGTAAAACTTCACTTTTTGTACAAAAATGATCCTGCAATTAAAGACAACTGGAAAGAATTACAGGTAAAAACAGCAGAAATGTTGGTGTATTTTAATAGATATGTAGGACAATATCCGTACAAACAATATTCTGTAATTCAAGGAGGCGATGGTGGAATGGAATATGCAATGTGTACGCTAATTACAGGAAAAAGAAGTCTTAACAGTCTTATAGGTGTAACGGCGCACGAGTTGGCACACACATGGTTTCAATTCTTATTGGCAACCAACGAATCGAAGCACGAATGGATGGATGAAGGATTTACAACCTATATTTCTAACCGTTGCATGAATCATATTATGGACCGAAATCAAGAGAATCCGTACAAAGGTTCGTACAGTTCGTATTTTCGTTTGGTAAAATCAGGAAAGCAACAACCGTTGACGACACATGCTGATCGTTACGAATACAACGGAGCGTATGGCGCTTCTGCATATAGCAAAGGCGCTATTTTCTTAGCACAATTGGAATATGTAATTGGAAAGAAAAATGTTGAAAAAACGTTGAATAAATACTTTGATGATTTCAAATTCAAGCATCCTACACCAAACGATATTAAAAGAACGGCTGAAAAAGTTTCAGGAATTCATTTAGATTGGTATTTGACAGATTGGGCTAAAACCACCAATACGATTGATTATGGCGTAAAAGAAATCAGTGGAAACAAGGTTGTTTTAGAACGTATTGGATTGATGCCAATGCCGATAGATATTACGGTAACGTATGCGGATGGTTCTAGTGAAGAATTTTACATTCCATTGCGCATGATGCGCGGTGAAAAACCAACTTCAGCGACTCAAAAAGCAGATTGGGCTTGGGCATATCCAACCTATACTTTAGAAACTAGTAAAACAGTACAAAGTGTTGAAATTGATCCATCACAATTGATGGCAGATATCAACAGGGACAATAATGTTGCGCAACAGTAG
- a CDS encoding S24 family peptidase, whose translation MERYMEGIHEKIKQIIDHFRLNNNSFSKRIGVTSTTIDSITNGRPQSDGSRKRTKPGYDLLTSIINEFDINPDYLFGKSSQMFKSSKPELQTYAGIPQVVAVNQEGEENVVYVPIKARAGYLDGYGDADYIETLPSFSMPHLTNGTYRCFEVQGNSMVRTFFDGDLVFGKYVEDLQDIKDGRVYVIVSRNDGIVLKRVINRIEERGKLILKSDNKDGNYPTYTINAEEIMEVWYVTMFASKQMPEPVDVYDRLHDLESKIVLLENALRQKN comes from the coding sequence ATGGAGCGTTATATGGAAGGAATACATGAAAAAATAAAGCAGATCATTGATCATTTTCGACTGAATAATAATTCTTTTTCCAAGCGAATAGGTGTCACTAGCACAACGATAGACAGTATTACGAATGGTAGGCCACAATCCGACGGATCAAGAAAAAGAACCAAACCAGGCTACGATTTGCTAACGAGTATCATCAATGAGTTTGATATCAATCCAGATTATTTATTTGGTAAAAGTTCACAAATGTTTAAATCGAGCAAACCCGAACTTCAAACATATGCTGGAATTCCACAAGTAGTAGCTGTAAATCAAGAAGGAGAAGAAAATGTTGTGTATGTGCCCATAAAAGCACGCGCAGGATATTTAGATGGTTACGGCGATGCCGATTATATTGAAACCTTGCCTTCGTTTAGCATGCCGCACCTAACTAATGGAACGTATCGCTGCTTTGAAGTGCAAGGAAACTCTATGGTTCGAACGTTTTTTGATGGCGATTTGGTATTTGGAAAATACGTAGAAGATTTGCAAGATATAAAAGATGGTCGCGTATATGTGATAGTAAGTCGTAATGACGGAATTGTGCTGAAACGCGTTATCAACAGAATAGAAGAACGCGGAAAGCTTATTTTAAAGTCTGACAATAAAGATGGAAATTATCCAACATACACCATCAATGCAGAAGAAATCATGGAAGTTTGGTATGTAACGATGTTTGCGTCCAAACAAATGCCAGAACCCGTAGATGTATATGACAGATTGCACGATTTAGAAAGCAAAATTGTACTGCTCGAAAACGCACTCCGACAGAAAAATTAA
- a CDS encoding TIGR02594 family protein, producing the protein MSLIQKALSQYGVTEVDGKADNPQIIQYFEVLGFDTNKLHDETAWCSAFVNWVSKTEKYSYSGKLNARSWLNVGESTAAPKQGDVVVLWRESPSSWKGHVGFFVKQTKRYVYILGGNQNNKVSIKAYPKNRVLDYRKLSKYGED; encoded by the coding sequence ATGAGCTTGATTCAAAAAGCGTTATCACAATATGGAGTCACCGAAGTTGATGGTAAAGCTGATAATCCCCAAATTATACAATATTTTGAAGTTTTAGGATTCGACACTAATAAGTTACACGATGAAACTGCTTGGTGCAGTGCATTTGTAAATTGGGTTTCTAAAACCGAAAAGTATTCATACAGTGGAAAATTAAATGCTAGGAGTTGGTTGAATGTAGGTGAATCTACAGCAGCACCCAAACAAGGAGACGTAGTCGTTTTGTGGCGCGAATCTCCTAGTAGTTGGAAAGGACATGTCGGTTTTTTTGTAAAACAAACCAAGCGATATGTATACATTTTAGGAGGCAACCAAAATAATAAAGTTTCTATTAAAGCCTATCCTAAAAACAGAGTTTTAGATTATAGAAAACTATCAAAATATGGAGAAGATTAA